TGCAGTCGTCGCTCAGTCACCGGATCGCGAGCCTGGAGCGGGAGCTCGGGGTCAAGCTGTTCGCCCGGTCCAGCCGCCGAACCGAGCTGACCAGCGCGGGAGCGGCGTTTCTCGTCGGCGCCCGCGAGTGCCTGGCCGCTGCCGACCGCGCGGCGGCCGACGCGGCCGCCGCGACCGGCGTGGTGCGGGGCCGGCTCGCCGTCGGCGTGATCGTGACCACGGCCGCCGTCGACGTACCCGAGCTGCTGCAGCGGTACCGCGCCCGGCACCCGGACGTCCGTGTCGCCCTGCGTTCCGGACGCAGTGACGACCTGGCGGCGGCGATCCGGAGCGGCGACCTGGACATCGCCTTCCTCGGCCTGCCGGAAGGCGAACCGCCGTCCGGTGTGGAGGCCGTGGCGCTCGATCACGACGAGCACGTACTGGTGGTGCCGACCGGGCACCGGCTGGCGGGCGCCTCCCGGGTCACCCTGCACGAGATCGCCGAGGAGACGTT
Above is a genomic segment from Streptomyces sp. R21 containing:
- a CDS encoding LysR family transcriptional regulator; translated protein: MDLQQMRYVVAVAETRNFTRAAERCLVVQSSLSHRIASLERELGVKLFARSSRRTELTSAGAAFLVGARECLAAADRAAADAAAATGVVRGRLAVGVIVTTAAVDVPELLQRYRARHPDVRVALRSGRSDDLAAAIRSGDLDIAFLGLPEGEPPSGVEAVALDHDEHVLVVPTGHRLAGASRVTLHEIAEETFVDFVAGTPARAQSDQAFAAAGLVRDVAYEAGVVELITRLIARGLGVALLPSAFIRPLAADDPELALVPVADGPHRTEYLVWSRFNPSPATRAMLHVLGVPDGTD